The following nucleotide sequence is from Flavobacterium sp. N1736.
GCTTACCATTTTAAAGGCAAAAATTAAAATCTTAAAGTTATATTAATTTGCTTACGACTGTTTTATGTCGGAATTTTTAAGTGTTACAACTCGCTGTGGATATGGAATATCAATATCTGATTCATCAAAACGTTTTTTGATGCTTTGCAGTAAATCGCAATACATGACAAATCCGTCTGTAGAGTTTTTTGCCCACGCCCACGCTTTTAAGGTAACGCTGGAATCTGCCAAAGCAACTACACGCGCTACAACCAAAGGTGTTTTTTGTTTCTTGTTTTCGGCTGTTCTGGTGTCAATAAAAAGAGGATGTTTTGCAATTTCATCTTTCATGATTTCTAATGCTTTGTCAATATCGGATTGATAACCAATACCAATTTCGATTATTTTACAGCATTTTGTGTCGTGCATATTGGTATTTACAATAATTTGATTGCTTATGACTGAATTAGGAATAATGATTCGATTGTTTTCGGCATCTTTCAAAACAACTTGTCTTAAATTAATATCTTCAACCGTACCCACAAAATTATTAATCGTGATTTTGTCGTTGATTCTAAAAGGTTTGAAAATTACCAGAAAAATTCCGCTTACAATATTGCTTAATGCTTGTTGAGATGCCAGACCCGCAACGAGAGAAATTACTCCTGCACCCGCCAAAAAGGAATGTCCGATGATTTTGAATTCGGGAATTTGAATTAAGGCAAAAGCAAATCCCAAAATATAAATTACGGTTATCACCAAATGTTTTAAAAACTTAAAACCGGTTGCATCATATTCTTTATCGGTTAGTTTTCGATATAAAAAATAGCGAAGCACTTTGTCTGTAACTGCGCCTAAAATAATGGTTGTAAGTGCAATAATGGTGATAATTATACCTATTCTAAAATCTTTGATAAAGTCGATCATAAGCTTTTTAATTTTTGAGAAAAATTCTAAAAGTTAGAAAAGCTAATTTACGAAGTTTTGTACGCATCTAAATGCTGTTAGCAGTAATAGTTCTGTAAATTTTAGGGTGTATTCAAATTGAAAAAAGGATTTTTAGCAGCTCTGAAAATTATAATATATTGAGAATTAGTAAGATGAAGCAGGATACGACAGGATGGTCTCCGTTTGGCTAATAAGTAAATTAGTTATACTAACATATAACCAAAATTTATGAAAAAAAGTAACCAACCATTTAAGTTTTTGCTTAAATTATTTATGATCTACGGATTTATTAACAGTTTTATGAATCTGAATGCTCAAACACTTGCTTTTCCTGAAGCCACAGGATTTGGACGATTTACCACCGGTGCGAGAGGTGCTGCAAGTCCTCAAATTTATTTGGTAACGAATTTAAATGACAGTGGTCCGGGTTCATTTCGGGATGCCGTTAGTCAGGAGGGAAGATTTGTAATATTCAGGGTGGCGGTATTGTCAATTTATTGTCTCAGGTTGTTGTGGCGAGTAATACGACTATTGCGGGACAAACTGCCACCGGAGAAGGAATTGTGTTTTTAGGCCCTAGAGTAACGTTTACGGGATCAAGTAATACGATTGCAAGATTTCTTAGAATTCGATATGGGGGAACGGCTCAAAATCAGGATGCTTCGGGACTTGCAAATGGTGCCAATATGATTTTTGATCATATGACTTTTACCTGGGGAACTGATGAAGTTTTTTCTATCAATTGGGATAATAAGGGTGTAAGTCCTGATAATATTACGATTCAAAATTCTATTATTGGGCAGGGATTACATCGCCATAATCATTCGGCGGGAGGATTGATACAGCCTTCGGGAGGAAAAATAAGTTTGATTGGTAATTTATACATTTGCAACAAAACGCGTAATAATAAAATAAAGGGAATTAACGAGTTTGTAAATAATGTTTTTACATTGGGGTAATTACGGTAATACGTACGGACATACGGAATCTGGTGACGCTTATATTATGGGAGGCGATTCTGCGGGAAGTTCTGATGTTAATATTATCAATAATTATTTTATTGGCGGACCAAATACAAGCACGACTATTTCGACGCCTTTTAATCGTGGTAATGATAATTTCTCGTTATACGGATTCGGTAATTATTTTGACAATAATAAAGATGGTGTCTTAAACGGGACTTTGGTTCCCGCAGATTTAACGGGATATCCTACGGGTGATATTTCAACAATTTTGTCAACGCCGTATGATTATCCTATGAAGAATACCACTTTAACCGCAGCCGATGCTTATAATAAAATAGTTTTAGGTGTTGGTGCTTCTTATCCAAGGCGTGATCAGTTGACAATTTGATGGTTTCAGATTTGATGTCGAAAGGAACAACGGCAACTTATGTATATGTTCAGACCGATTTAACAAGCCAGTTTGGTTTTATTAACGGTGGTGCGGGACATGTTTATGGTGCGCCGGCTCCTTTGGATACTGATAATGACGGAATGCCGGATGCCTGGGAAGAAGCAAATGGTTTGAATAAAAATACTGCCGATGCTTTATTGGTTAGTACATCGCATGCGCCTTATCTTAATATTGAGGTTTATATTAATGGATTAACGAATGAAACACCTCCCAATTTTATTATTCCGCCATCTAATATAAATTTTACAAATGTGGTTTCGACAGAAATTCCGTCCGCCAGCACTTTAACTATTAACTGGATTGATGGCGCTGCAAACGAAAATAATTATATAATTGAACGTTCTGTAAATGGTACTGATTTTACAGTAATTAATACATTAGGCGCCAATAGTATTACGTATAATGATACTGGTTTATTGCCAAATACGAAGTATTATTATCGAATTAAAGCAACAAATAGTACGGAATCAT
It contains:
- a CDS encoding mechanosensitive ion channel family protein → MIDFIKDFRIGIIITIIALTTIILGAVTDKVLRYFLYRKLTDKEYDATGFKFLKHLVITVIYILGFAFALIQIPEFKIIGHSFLAGAGVISLVAGLASQQALSNIVSGIFLVIFKPFRINDKITINNFVGTVEDINLRQVVLKDAENNRIIIPNSVISNQIIVNTNMHDTKCCKIIEIGIGYQSDIDKALEIMKDEIAKHPLFIDTRTAENKKQKTPLVVARVVALADSSVTLKAWAWAKNSTDGFVMYCDLLQSIKKRFDESDIDIPYPQRVVTLKNSDIKQS